Below is a window of Rodentibacter sp. JRC1 DNA.
CTAATAATACCGTAGTGAAAACCACTAATGCCCCAAGCGCACCGCCGATTAATTTCCACCAAGGTTGTTGCGGAAGCGAAGTCAATCCTGACCATAGGTCGGTTTTAAACAATGCGATGATAAAGAGCAAAATAGTTCCTACCGCAAAAGAAATAAATGTTGCAATAATAGGCTCATTACCCACCGCTTTTGCCAATTGAGTATTAATTGCAGATTGCGAGGCAAGCGCCACACCTGCAATCAGCGATACTAGGATATAAATCACAAACATAGAACCTCCTAAAAATAGAAATTATAGGTGGTTTCGTTTAATCTTTAAATGTAAAAATTTTCGCTGAAATTTTATGAATTTTTAACCGCACTTTATTTAGATACTGCGTTTATCGTGCTATACTCCGCCGCCCGATTATTATAAATAAGATAACAATGATGCTAAAAAAAGCAGGATTAACTGGGCTTTTATTATTCGGTATGTTTTTTGGTGCCGGTAATTTAATTTTTCCACCAAGTTTAGGTGCATTATCCGGCGAGCAATTTTGGCCGGCAATTTTAGGATTTGTATTATCCGGTGTCGGCATTGCAATCCTCACCCTAATTATCGGAATGCTAAATCCCAAAGGTTATGTCGATGAAATCTCACGAAAAATTTCCCCTAGGCTCGCAACACTTTACCTTGTGATTTTGTATCTTTCGATAGGGCCTTTCTTCGCAATTCCACGTACTGCAACCGTCGCTTATGAAGTCGGTATTTCACCTATGTTATCGGAAAGTATGAGTTCAGAAGGATTAGGTATTTTCACCTTGTTATACTTTCTTGCTGCTTATTTTATTGCGCTTAATCCCTCTAAAATTTTAGATAGTATCGGGCGAATTCTTACACCCATTTTTGCATTATTGATTGTCATTTTGGTAGTATTGGGAATCGTAAAATACGGGGCTAATGCTCCTCAAGTTGCCATAGGAAACTATGCGAAAGAAGCATTCGGAACAGGTTTTATTGAAGGCTATAATACGTTAGACGCTTTGGCTTCTGTTGCATTTAGCGTAGTTGCAGTTCAAACATTAAAGCGATTGGGATTTCATTCCCGCAAAGAATACGTTTCAACGATTTGGCTTGTCGGTGTTGTTGTCGCACTAGGTTTTAGCGTGCTTTATATCGGATTAGCCTATTTGGGGAATCATTTCCCT
It encodes the following:
- the brnQ gene encoding branched-chain amino acid transport system II carrier protein, which gives rise to MMLKKAGLTGLLLFGMFFGAGNLIFPPSLGALSGEQFWPAILGFVLSGVGIAILTLIIGMLNPKGYVDEISRKISPRLATLYLVILYLSIGPFFAIPRTATVAYEVGISPMLSESMSSEGLGIFTLLYFLAAYFIALNPSKILDSIGRILTPIFALLIVILVVLGIVKYGANAPQVAIGNYAKEAFGTGFIEGYNTLDALASVAFSVVAVQTLKRLGFHSRKEYVSTIWLVGVVVALGFSVLYIGLAYLGNHFPVPSEVMNSETNKGVYILSQATQAIFGQSAQWFLAVMVAITCFTTTAGLIVSTAEFFASRFPRFSYSLYATIFTLLGLGVANLGLNAIIRFSLPVLLILYPVTISIVILVMVNKCLTLSKMGMRLTVAFVTIISLMSVLGEQFGIVTVMNLIRHLPFSDISLPWLLPALAGLGFAIILPNRQKG
- a CDS encoding DMT family transporter, whose protein sequence is MFVIYILVSLIAGVALASQSAINTQLAKAVGNEPIIATFISFAVGTILLFIIALFKTDLWSGLTSLPQQPWWKLIGGALGALVVFTTVLLAPKLGITAMLFFIIVGQLITASTIDHFGLIGMPVREANITKLIGLAIVAFGLIFYFFGDKLIALIKG